The sequence AGAGGTTCGACTGTTGCTGTCTGTCGAACAAGGCAGCACAGGATATGTTTACGAATCCAATTCCTTCTGTTGTGAGtctttgttgatttattatttgttttcgcACTTAGGACGCTGTCGTTAGGTAATGTGTTCGTAGActtcttcttttctttctgAAATAGATAAACACTTTTCAGGTAAGTTAGTTGATATTTTCTGCCCATTTCTGTTTTTCGTGTGTATTTCTTTAGGTAAACAAAATAGAATGAAGCACTTCGAATTTTGATTACCGATAGTAATGTATTAATATACTGACACTGAGATTGTTTTATCATATGACGTTAAACACAGTTTGCGAAGCGGACACCATATTGGCtggataattaatattaatatttcttcTGTCTTACGCCGACTTAAAAATAACAGAGATATGACTCCACCTTGGCGTACACCGTATTGAgatttaaaacagatatttgaCCACTTACTGTAGTAGAGCTAAAATATTCTTTTGAGTTAAATGTACTCACTcttaaaattctgtcaaaatAGCGCTTGAAAaagtttttctgtgttttccCGCCGTCTTCATTCACAATCGTAGCCACAAGAGGCTGGGCATCATTTTTGTTATCTGAAGCAGAAAGAGTCAGCGTGTTAGAAATTGGATTGATCACTTTACgatgatacatttgtatattaaccTGTAAAAATGAGTTTCGTGATTGTTAAAAAGTGCGCAAAATGTAAATTACACATATCTATTTAGAACGAAATCCTGAACATAATTTTGCACGAAATTTAAAAACGAAAGACGATAAAATAAAGTTACccctaaaacatatataattgtaCAGCAAAATAGTACACGTACCTCTATCAGATTGATTTGTGCTTGTCATTTCTACTTCCGATTGGTCCATCATTCTGGCCATTATTTCGTCAGTGGGAGAAGTTTGCCCATGGCGAAGTGCTGAAACAGATCTGCCAATAGTAACATCTACAATATTGCCCAGATCCGTGTCATTTTCACTCATCGCTTCCTCCATCTTGTAGTGTGTTGGAGACGTTTGACCATGTCTAAGAGCGCTATGGACCGCTGGATAGTTAACCTAGCCAGGTCTTCAGCAGCCTGGTCCATCATTTCATCTGTTTCGGCCTTTTCTGTCATCTTATCGTCCTCTTTCAATTGATTTGTATCCATAATCTACAATACCACCACAAAAGACTGGAATaagtttgttatcaaaattCACGATAATCCAGTACATAGTCATGTTACAATTAAGGCTACTATTAGTGATCGAACTCGCGACCATTGGTGCTCTTGTCAGTAGTGTATTAACACGAATTCCTACTACATCTTTTGTAAGGCCAAGTTAATTATATAGAGGGTGATCTAAATACCAAGAAGTCAGGATCAAATTGCTGAAGCTTCAGTTGATAAGTTTGAAATGCTCAATAATTAGAAAGCACACTATTACTTCTAGTTCAGAAAAGTataagaaaatgtaataaaaataactcATTGCGCACTGGTCTAACATTGAAGCCATCGACTTTTCGAAATTCTTAATTTGCCAGCTCAGGGCGACTTTCTTAGtatgaaaatattaagaatCCCCATATGAAATATGTTGTAATTATTTGGTTATGCCCCGTAATTTTACTGGACTATATTCATGTCGTTCGAATCGCAGCATAGGTTATCAAGTCTGACTCATCTAAATGAAAGGCGCCTGCGCTCGGTAATGGTAACAAACAAGTTGGATTTAAAACATACCGTCTTGGATATTTACAGAGTATATTAACATATAAGATACACATTCAGTACTTACCTGAAGTTcatacaaaacatgaaacatgCGAGTAGCAATTGATAATTAAAGATTAATGTAAAATCCGAATTCGTTTTTCGCAGAGAAGTTTGACCAAGTCTGTTTGTTGTCATGAACAAAGAACAATAGATGGAAAATCTCGCGAGATGTAAAgcatttgtgacgtcatagagTTTGTGACGTCATCCAATTGTGAATTGTCAAAACGTGGTCGTGCGCCTTGGTGGGTGTTGAAACATGTTGTTTCCATTTTCCAGTTGCCAGTTAGTTTGCTTTTGTGATATCTGGCAAATAATTACATTAAGTCTATgattagtatatacatgtacaacgtaTAAGCGCATGTGCTATTGTGGATTTCGTATAGAGCTATTTTATGaagtaaacaaatgtttttgtttgctCGTCAGTATATACGTGTAaagtggtgaaatgtgtgtgttGGGTGTCTTGGGCAGCATATACTTCAgtaagataacactataaacagaacaagagttccactatcacaaggagacacaacattgATATGGAGCAGCCTCCAAAAATATTGTtaacatggaaggccgtccttaaataaccctggctgccaatatatacatgtaggacatAAACCGTCTGAACCAAACCAAGTCTGTTTTGTATTGTTCAAACctttattaattacaatatgtatttaaagtttattttttgaTCAACATTATATGTCGATCGGTTAATTATCCATGTTTTGCATATGGTTATCTGTTTTaatcaacatacaatgtaaatgataaaaagtgTTACAGAGCAGGcgttgtatgtgttgtttacATACCAATCTGTTGTGGTAATCACTTTTCAGCTTATAAGTAGTTATAGGCCTAATTGTTACTAAAGATGACGTGATTTGTTTTCAGTATATAAagaatgtacatatacattttgtggctggaatgttaaagtaaatttcttttgCAACGCGTTGCAAAATTACAGTATGTGATTCGTTTAATAATAGTAGTTATGAATGGAAAATGTTTAAGATGTTTCGTCTTGCTAAGCGTTTCAGGCGAGGACTGTCATCTTGTgctgaattccgcaccaaataTTGAccataaatttcataaaattggaCTCTTGATTATCTCCGCCTGTCATTAACAGGCATGAAGCATAAAAATAATCTTTACACATTTAACATTTACAGGAATTGCCCAActcacacattaaacatttgaaactgatgaaCCCGGAATACCCAATCAGCTGGCTCCAAAACATTCatctctctatgaaatcttatgcccaaaaggggatttccagaaatctatatttagttttgttttgcGGTAGCCTGGTACTCTGACCTACCCATAAAGCTGCTATGCGGAACATTATGGGCGGGCTGGTGTATCAGGTTAGGTTGGTTCTGTGGTCTCCTATAACATAGCATGTAAGTGTGGTTTTACCGAGATTTGATCAAGACCCCTGAAATGTCTTAAGAGCGAGCTCCAATACTGTAATTAGTTATCAGATCCTTATGCGCTATTTTCTCGGATTTAAAGAGTGTTGTCTAAGAAAGAAAACACTCTCTTTATCGGAGTACGCCAAGGTTCTGTTCTTGATTCACCTAAGtggagatgtacatgtacaagtgcGTCTCATTTGCTGACACACTGCATTATTTAATAGACAAATAGACAATAGTGATCAATGGAACTGAAAGCaaaatttattaaagatgcATCACTTTTAAGAATTTCTTAAAATTAAAGTCTATATGCTCCATGTGTCCAATCGCTTGCTGTAGTCGAgcatttatacatgtacgtgtctgttatcaaattattcatgaaaacGATCGCGATCAAGTTCCTACATTTCTGAACGTTTTGTGTTCCAATCAATGATCTAGAGGTTCCACTGTTGCTGTCTGGCGAGCAAGGCAGCAGAGAATATGTTTACGAATCCAATTCCTTCTGTTGTGAGtctttgttgatttattatttgttttcgcACTTAGGACGCTGTCGTTAGGTAAATGTGTTCGTAGACTTATTCTCCTCTTTCTGAAATAGAGATAAACACTTTTCAGGTAAGTTAGTTGATATTTTCTGCCCATTTCTGTTTTTCGTGTGTATTTCTTTAGGTAAACAAAATAGAATGAAGCACTTCGAATTTTGATTACCGATAGTAATGTATTAATATACTGACACTGAGATTGTTTTATCATATGACGTTAAACACAGTTTGCGAAGCGGACACCATATTGGCtggataattaatattaatatttcttcTGTCTTACGCCGACTAAAAAATAACAGAGATATGACTCCACCTTGGCGTACACCGTATTGAgatttaaaacagatatttgaCCACTTACTGTAGTAGAGCTTAAATATTCTTTTGAGTTAAATGTACTCACTCCAAAAATTCTGTCAAAATTGCGCTTGAAAaagtttttctgtgttttccCGCCGTCTTCATTCACAATCGTAGCCACAAGAGGCTGGGCATCATTTTTGTTATCTGAAGCAGAAAGAGTCAGCGTGTTAGACATTTGATTGATCACTTTACGATGATACATTTGTAATATTAACCTGTAAAAATGAGTTTCGTGATTGTTAAAAAGTGCGCAAAATGTAAATTacaacatacagtaaaaccccgttaTATCGCCACCTTCTGTTTTCCTAGATTTTGGCGATATATCGAGTTTGGCGGTATATCGGATTTGTCGCTGAAATCTTAATTAGGCCTAACTAAAGGTAGTCCCTCGGTGCCGTACTGAAACAGACTTTCAAGTCAGTCTGTGGACTTGTACGGCCACTtcgtattttgtaatatgaataGTTCCAAAATTAAAGTATTATGTCTTAAAAAGCATTTAACAATTTAATGTAACCAACTAAAACCAAACATGCGTTTGATTAGAAATTGCCAAAAATTCCACTAATTTTTcgttacatgatatttttttatcattatttaaaacaaatgagtTTTGCTGGAATTGATGTTGACCAATAGTTAAGTtatttttcttttgcaaattgttTCGAGAACGTGACCTTAAAAGAATATATTCTTagcaaaaatcaaaacattttccGGTAAATTTCTTCTCAGACAAGATTTTGATCTTACTAATAAACGGCGGATTAATCTGCAcgttttaataatatttatcatttgaaatgCTAGAATGAAagcaaaattgaaaacattttagtttatattaatgttacaatttccatatataaatTTTTTAAACGAGATAACGAGATTAATAGACTTGTTGGttcctttttgtcaataaataactAAAGTTACGATAGTGCGtaaaaacacatgtacagaaaTGAGTTTTATATTCACCACAACTTGCGACACCTacctgtaaaacaataacaaaggtgTACCATATTGTTAATTGATTTGTGTACACACGGTCGTACACGCGGCCATAGTCTGTGTAGCTGATTACCTGTCAGTCGGCAGTTGAGCACCTTACGAAAACATGTGTCCCTATCAACAATTTGGCGATATTAACGAGGTCATTATAGtgtttattttaaatcatttgttCCGCAAATGTGATGGCGGATGGCGGTAGGCGGGTTTGGCGGTATAACGGGTGTAGTTGTATTGGAGGGAAATCCGTTCTGAATAAATTCATGGCGATAAGCGAGTTTGGCGGTAAAACGGGTGGCAATAtaacggggttttactgtatctaTTTAGAACAAAATCCTACATAAGCAAATCATGTTATTTGAGTAATTATCAACGTCATATTTCTGCACGAAATTTAAAAAACGAAAGACGATAAAATAATGTTACCccctaaaacatatataatggtACAGCAAAATTAGTACACGTACCTCTATCAGATTGATTTGTGCTTGTCATTTCTACTTCCGATTGGTACATCATTTTGGCCATTATTTCGTTAGTGGGAGAAGTTTGCCCTTGGCGAAGTGCTGAAACAGATCTGCCAATAGTAACATCTACAATATTGCCCAGATCCGTGTCATTTTCACTCATCGCTTCCTCCATCTTGTAGTGTGTTGGAGACGTTTGACCATGTTTAAGAGCCGCTATGGACCGCTGGATAGTTAACCTAGCCAGGTCTTCAGCAGCCTGGTCCATCATTCCATCTATTTCGGCCTTTTCTGTCATCTTATCGTCCtctttaaattgattttttatccATAATCTAGAATACCACAACCAAAGACTGGAATAAGTTTGTCATAGTCCAGTAATAGTTAAAGCTACTATTTGTGATCGAACTCGCGACCATTGGTGCTCTTGTCAGTAGTGTATTAACACGAATTCCTACTACATCTTTTATAAGGCCAAGCTAATCGTATAGAGGGTGATATATACCTAAAATGGAAGAAGTCAGGATCAAATTGCTGAAGCTTCAGTTGATAAGTTTGAAATGCTCAATAATTAGAAAGCACACTATTACTTCTACTTCAGAAAAGTataagaaaatgtaataaaaataactcATTGCGGACTGGTCTAACATTGGAGCCATCGACTTTTCGAAATTCTTAATTTGCCAGCTCAGGGCGACTTtcttattatgaaaatattaagaatCCCCATATGAAATATGTTGTAATTATTTGGTTATGCCCCGTAATTTTACTGGACTATATTCATGTCGTTCGAATTGCAGCATAGGTTATCAAGTCTGACTCATCTAAATGAAAGGCGCCTGCGCTCGGTAGTGGTAGGAAACAAGTTGGATTTAAAACATACCGTCTTGGATATTTACAGAGTATATTAACATATAAGATACACATTCAGTACTTACCTGAAGTTcatacaaaacatgaaacatgCGAGTAGCAATTGATAATTAAAGATTAATGTAAAATCCAAATTCGTTTTTCTCAGAGAAGTTTGACCAAGTCTGTTTGTTGCCGTGAACAAAGAACAATAGATGGAAAATCTCGCGAGATGTAAAGCATTTGTGACGTTATAGAGTTTGTGACGTCATCCAATTGTGAATTGTCAAAACGTGGTCGTGCGCCTTGGTGGGTGTTGAAACATGTTGTTTCCATTTTCCAGTTGCCAGTTAGTTTGCTTTTGTGATATCTGGCAAATAATTACGTAAAGTCTATgattagtatatacatgtacaacgtaTAAGCGCATGTGCTATTGTGGATTTCGTATAGAGCTATTTTATGaagtaaaaaatgttttgcttGCTCGTCAGTATATACACGTAAACTGGTGGAATGTGTGTGTTGGTTGTCTTGGGCAGCATATGCTTCAGTAAGTACTGTTCCCTGATtgattggccaatcagaaaagTTTGGCAAACTGATCGTCGCCGAGCTGTGCAGGAGATCAAAGGAATCCAAACTATTTACCGTtacaagttttgctaaataataagcGGTATGGCTGTATAATGAAGTTCACTTCTAGTAGTATGTTTCATTCTGTCTTTCAAACACAAGTGCATAATGCACCaaggtgtaatcaaagctccccctTAACCCTGATTGACCTTCCCGTATGCTTGCccaaatgtaaatgtagtttGTTACAGTGTACTAATACTACTCTTACATCTATGTTTGTCTGTTTCCTTCGTTGGTGAGTGGCTCGGATGTCCCTAATATGGTACGGCTAGGTGACTTCTCAAAGGATACACCTAGCTACCACATAGGATACAAATACCAGCTATTGTGTCCTTGGGGGACCCCTTTTTGTTTTGGCATGTGTGATTAATATGTGGTAAGCTGACAGTGAGCTTGAAGATGGTGGGTAATTTAATGCTGAATCGGTGAGTGAACTGAAGAAAGGGGAGTAATGGTGTTGAATGAACCAGAGAGGGGGTGTCTTATGGTGAGAGTTAAAAGTGAGAGAGATGAAGGGTAAAAGAATAGAAAAATGCAGTAGTGCGATGTGTAATAgactattttgaaaataaaactgtaCTTATCATCACAGTTGttgaataaaaacatttatttctttacaaaTTGTTGATGCTATGGCACGAATTTAATTAACCTCTGAATACACCTACAGTACTAAAAAAGTCCAGAAATTCAGGGACAGAAATCCTGATTTTCAGtatttattaacattttaaatactgtctcattgttatacatgtgtatgaaaAGCTGAGTCGTAGAAATTTGATCCGGTTTCCTGGATTGTTTGAACGGATTCGGCAGGAAATAACTTTGCATCCATATTGTTTCAACCCTGACGACGCTCCTGAatagcaatatttttttttaaatgactagcgaataatgaaaatatcaatattcatAGAATATAGCAGCCTTGAATTTACCGTATGcctatatgatataaaataatatatattcctgTCAATTTACAGATTGCATACAAATAACGCCGCTTGCGCTAATGTGAAATGTCATCACGtaatcaaataaatttaaatcgTGTATTTAACTGTCGCCGATATGATATGATTTCATATCGAACAACACTGACAGCGAAATGAAACTACGCCGTTTCTTTATTAAACGACACACTAAAGCGCTTTTAATAGATACATTTATGGATAATCGTTTTTTGACATCAAATCAATTGATTTAGCGAAACTATCATAAAATGATATACACTTGTGTATGAAAACAATTAAGGATTTGTCATCATTCTCAAAAGAAGAGATTATCGCGAGGCGggtaaatttcattttcattaccATCTGTATGAAATGACATTTCTTGTTCgattttgcaaacaaaatttctgaGTCACCAAAGTTAAAAAGTTTTAGGTCTATTGGCTGTCATCCTTGaaactccaggggttccgatcacttacgatctctacatcacTGGGATATTTTTCATAgttaaactgaaggcagctcaagTGAAccaatctgaaccaatcacaggcctgcaaaaattgtctttgaagattacagagagagcgacatCAAAGCTACACAGTCAGAACAGTGCTACCagtatacggctcttttgatgtacatcaaaggactcaaatacattttcttttctgttgTCTTCAGGTTTTTGCTATggtatagtccaggggtgtatagatcgtaagtgatcggtacccctggagtatcgaggatgcttgGCTGTATAATGGAAGGACAATTCAAATTAAGTACACGACACCATAGATAATCACAAAAAATACGCTTATAGATTATAGATTAATCCAAGGACGTACACAATGTATATGAGACTTTTACATTTTGCCTGTATCCATTATATACTTAATGTACAACCGGTGTAAgattgaaaatggacccccgttgaaaaactgacctcgggtcattttttaACGCTGAAAAATGACCCCAAAtgccgttgaaaactgaactttaagTGCACTTTACACAGCAAACCGTTTAAAAATGgcccccgttgaaaagtgaccctaTACGAACTCGTTTATCATTACGTACATGTAATCCAACGCTAAAAACTAGATCTCGACAAAAGCTTTCCCAATGACTCGATCTAACTTTGAgggaaacattaaaaaaatgaatttcaatattcaagatcattattttcaatggtcaagattcatttttgtacattttcatcGATTTTGTTACGATTATATGaagcaaataaaatataagTGGAAACTAAACTAAACATGACATATTTATCTACTAGGCATCGATTGTTTGTTGTATAAATGGACGTGTGTCACAATATAATACCGATGATGTTTTTTGTTTAGAAGTTTTAGGTAACATTTACGAATTGACGAAATCGCACTGTCGTGTACATGGTTTACGGCGAATTGGTTGCAACTAATTATAATTAACCCGATGATCGTTGCGAGATCATGATATCACGTACAGTGGCTAGGCCTAAACGTTACGGTACGGCGTACTACCGttataatgaaacaaatgtgACATGTAATAATTAGAAAGTGTAATCAACTCAGATGTATAGACATTATATGCTGATTACAATCGGGTAGTAatacaagtcacgtgcttatacctcattcatgccattggccgaaatatagAATTGAATCATGGGTAACTAGCTGATCacatgattgtgtgtttacttccaaatatagtgatagaTTGCTAGCCAATATTcggaaaaaatgatttatttgaaaatatttagactccaaaatgttatttatattgcATGCATGTCATTTTTACTTGCACGTGTGTACtgtttttactataaataatggactggaatgagttataaaactgccatttctattttttatctACAAacgatataatgcgaattgacaaATTTAatcggtctaaccgtctaatctaggatcaacGAAGATCGGCTTCTCCCGGTTAAATTCTTAGAATTCTAAATTCATGTTTACTTACTTTAGGTTTCAGATTagataaatataacacaaagaaaCTATGATCTCcgtcaaaaggcctaattatatACTAGTACTAAATATCGGGTAAGAGAAATCAAAGTCAAAGTAAAAACACACAacaatcatgtgatcactagttacccctAAACCAATTccatatttcggccaatggcatgaatgaagtgtaagcacgtgacttgttttactacgttttactccACAGAACGCATGTTTTGTACCGTTATGGTCCCCCGCAGATCGTTGTTTAATTTCCAACATTTTAAATTGCTAAGCaatatattatcatatcattgtttaattttatattctTTCCAATCAAATGGTtaagcttccgcatagcccaattagctttttgggaagctacattgtaattatacttacagacattatatatgtacacgTTATACATAGCACAGGTGAAATTCACAGGTAAATCCATGTGTACTTCTCTGAAATAGACTTTAATGCTTGTCACAGCATTCTGCTAattataaaaagtgggcaaGTTATggagaaacatatatacatatgtaaatatgtttctgcaCTAGCCCTCTACGTCTGAGTCGCGAATCTCACGTGGGGCAGTTGCATGATACTGGCCGTAGCTCGGTGTTTTTTTCTCCGAATACTCTGGTTTTCATCCATCTTCTAAACCTTGCACGTCATTAAATTACCCTGGTTGTTTAACAGgacttaaaacaaaattaaccaAACCTTTTACAATATAAGACGTGATATACAAGTTTATCATACATGTTCAAACTgtgattttaaaatacaattaagCCTCTAAACAGTTTTATTTATGTAGAAACAAGTCTTTTCTATTGTTCCAATCATTATTAAACTGTGTAAAATAAGTTACCCCTTACGAGGAGAAATGCACATTTGAGTGTGATATGTGTCATAAGTAGTTTTTAAAGCTGATATCtggtttttttaaacaaaagtaTTCAGGTTAAATCTAAGCCACACAGCACTAATTATTACGCGTAAGTTTCGAAAAATAACGCATTGTTTAGCATTACGCGAAAGTTTTGCGAAATTACATGCTGGATGCGCTTTTTATTCCGCGATTTTGTTCTTTCTTACAGCTTTGTCAGTTTTTAAGTTTAAATTTCGTTAAAAATCATCCCCTTCTTGTTTATTAaggaattaaaattaatttaattaaatatgacTTTTTACCCATAGGATGGATTTTCTAGCTCCCATTTATTCTCTtccctagaacgaatatacgtacccggcctaccgCATTTATCTGCCTAAAAGtcttgagctacaatattgcagctatccCTTCACCAACTTCCTCACTAACCAAGAGAATAACGaaacaattaacaaaacaattttgaattggTTACAAACTTACTCTTTCTAACCAGGACGTGGGTTCAAGTGTCTCTATCAGATATGATACGGGTTGTAAATATATCGTCGGCgaaaatataaagtaatatgttttgttaacattaagctaattaataatatcccataattatagttttgtaacataatccacTGGTACTCAGAAGTGAACATAACATACAAACTGCACGTGCATGCAGTAAATAACTAcaatttcctttttatttactgtGTTACGATAAAAAAAATTGCGCCACATTAGTGACCTCAGAGTGTGATATCTCAATCAGGTTGTGATAAAGAATTCCGCAGTTTGAGAACACTCACAATTAACTCCACGAACGGACAGAGTGATTACTTaggaaaaattaaaactttgaaatgccGTAATTTCCGTAATAAAGCCCAGGCACCtcaaatgtttaaatgaaatatttgttacgATAGCAATAAAAAGAATTTAAATCGCGATGATTCCTTAATTTTGATACCAACACAGAAGAGGCGCCTacagcatgtacatgtatacgggGAAAAGGCGATAACAGAACTCGTGAATTATGTTTGTGAACAACTCATGGTATACCACGATCATTTTCCAACAGACCATCCGTTTAGAGTATGctacggtcatttttcaacgtttatttttcaacaaaacTGCTATTGAGAAATGACCCTAAAAGGTGTCAatttttcaacggcatgttcaattttcaacggcattcggggtcacttttcaacatTGAAAAATGACCCAAGTCAATTTTCAAcagaggtccattttcaacgttacaccggcaaTTTTCGAGGGGATTATATTTTCGTAATTTCACGGTTCAATTGCTTTAATCGCAAAAATCTTAATAGCGAAATTctgagaaatggttgaatcataTAATTTAAGCAACCCACATCacgaaatatttatataagtaaCACATATTACGCAAAAGTAAAACCGCTTCAATTTAAGTTCTTCTAAAATTTTCACCGCGTAGAAAATATTTGCTTTTAGTCCTGCCCCTAAGGTTTTTAGGGGTCAGCACAgctatttattaaaaaattaatCCCCACTGCATAATTTAAAGGGTTATATCAACCAAATTAGGTTCATTATTCTAGAACAAGAAAGACCCAATGAAGAAGTACACcgtacaaaaaaacaaaaacaaaaaacaaaaaaacccaacaacaacaTGGAAacacttaaagtgaatagtcgggcaaagaaaaccagtctaaatgctttcattagccttccaaaagttatcacatattaatacgaagGTCAAGTTCGGCTTAGTTTCCAAGTTTgacattgaataaaaaaaaaaaaaaaaaaaaaaaccaacaacatggAAACACTTAAATAGTTTTCGGAACCTAGCAACAAGAACCTAGCATCAAAATATTGGTCTCAACCCAACTGACTGCCAAAGCAAAACCATGATAATTTAGGACATTGGAATTATGAAAGGAAAAGGAAACAGTATTGGTAACATGATTATCCGTATATCcgaatttcataaaaaataatcattttccCTTTTG is a genomic window of Argopecten irradians isolate NY chromosome 10, Ai_NY, whole genome shotgun sequence containing:
- the LOC138332813 gene encoding uncharacterized protein, whose protein sequence is MTEKAEIDGMMDQAAEDLARLTIQRSIAALKHGQTSPTHYKMEEAMSENDTDLGNIVDVTIGRSVSALRQGQTSPTNEIMAKMMYQSEVEMTSTNQSDRDNKNDAQPLVATIVNEDGGKTQKNFFKRNFDRIFGKEENKSTNTFT
- the LOC138332675 gene encoding uncharacterized protein, whose translation is MAVHSALRHGQTSPTHYKMEEAMSENDTDLGNIVDVTIGRSVSALRHGQTSPTDEIMARMMDQSEVEMTSTNQSDRVINPISNTLTLSASDNKNDAQPLVATIVNEDGGKTQKNFFKRYFDRILRKEKKKSTNTLPNDSVLSAKTNNKSTKTHNRRNWIRKHILCCLVRQTATVEPLDH